In Halopseudomonas xinjiangensis, a single genomic region encodes these proteins:
- the pth gene encoding aminoacyl-tRNA hydrolase yields MTQGIKLIVGLGNPGPEYELTRHNAGALFVERLADRHNVSLRPEAKYFGLTARLTLDGQDVRLLIPTTFMNRSGQAVAALAGFFRILPEEILVAHDELDLPPGVVKCKKGGGHGGHNGLRDIIASLGNQNTFHRLRLGIGHPGHASQVTGFVLGRAPKSEQEALDACIDEAVQQIPAMLSGEWTRVMQTLHSFKV; encoded by the coding sequence GTGACACAGGGAATCAAGTTGATCGTCGGCCTCGGCAACCCCGGGCCCGAATATGAACTGACCCGGCACAACGCTGGCGCCCTTTTTGTTGAGCGACTGGCGGATCGGCACAACGTGTCGCTTCGACCGGAAGCCAAGTATTTCGGCCTGACCGCCCGCCTCACTCTGGACGGCCAGGACGTTCGCCTGTTGATACCCACCACTTTCATGAATCGTAGCGGCCAGGCCGTTGCTGCTCTAGCCGGCTTTTTCCGCATCCTTCCGGAAGAAATCCTGGTTGCGCATGATGAACTGGACTTGCCTCCGGGCGTGGTCAAGTGCAAGAAAGGGGGTGGACACGGCGGACACAACGGGCTGCGCGACATCATCGCCAGTCTGGGCAATCAGAACACTTTTCATCGCCTTCGTCTGGGCATTGGCCATCCGGGCCACGCCTCACAGGTGACCGGCTTCGTGCTCGGACGCGCGCCAAAATCCGAGCAGGAAGCGCTGGACGCCTGTATCGACGAAGCCGTACAGCAGATACCCGCCATGCTCTCCGGCGAATGGACTCGGGTCATGCAGACCCTTCACAGCTTCAAGGTCTGA
- the ychF gene encoding redox-regulated ATPase YchF — protein sequence MGFNCGIVGLPNVGKSTLFNALTKAGIGAENFPFCTIEPNSGVVPMPDPRLDALAAIVKPEKVIATTMEFVDIAGLVAGASKGEGLGNKFLANIRETDAIAHVVRCFEDENVIHVSNSVDPKRDIEIIDLELIFADLDSCEKQLQRVSRNAKGGDKEALAQKALFEKLIPHFSEGKPARSLMKSMSEEEKRMVRSFHLLTSKPVMYIANVAEDGFENNPHLDVVRTIAEEEGALVVPVCNKIEAEIAELDDGEEKDMFLESLGLEEPGLNRVIRAGYELLNLQTYFTAGVKEVRAWTVKIGATAPQAAAVIHTDFEKGFIRAEVIAYDDFIQYRGEAGAKEAGKWRLEGKEYIVKDGDVMHFRFNV from the coding sequence ATGGGATTTAACTGTGGAATCGTCGGCCTTCCCAACGTAGGCAAATCGACGCTCTTCAACGCTCTCACCAAAGCCGGCATCGGCGCCGAGAATTTCCCCTTCTGCACGATCGAGCCGAACAGCGGTGTGGTCCCCATGCCGGATCCTCGTCTGGATGCGCTGGCTGCAATCGTCAAGCCGGAAAAGGTCATCGCGACCACCATGGAGTTCGTCGATATTGCCGGCCTGGTCGCGGGTGCGTCCAAAGGCGAAGGGCTTGGCAACAAGTTTCTGGCCAATATCCGCGAGACCGATGCCATTGCCCATGTGGTCCGCTGCTTCGAAGACGAGAACGTCATTCACGTCTCAAACAGTGTCGACCCCAAGCGCGATATCGAGATCATCGACCTGGAACTGATCTTCGCCGACCTTGATAGCTGCGAAAAGCAGCTGCAACGGGTGTCCCGCAATGCCAAGGGCGGCGACAAAGAAGCTCTGGCGCAAAAAGCATTGTTTGAAAAGCTCATCCCGCATTTCAGCGAGGGCAAGCCCGCACGCAGCCTGATGAAGAGCATGAGCGAAGAAGAGAAGCGCATGGTTCGCAGCTTTCATCTGCTGACCAGCAAGCCGGTGATGTATATCGCCAACGTGGCCGAAGATGGGTTCGAAAACAACCCACATCTGGATGTGGTCCGGACTATCGCTGAAGAAGAAGGCGCGCTAGTCGTCCCGGTGTGCAACAAAATCGAGGCGGAGATCGCCGAGCTTGACGACGGCGAAGAGAAGGACATGTTTCTCGAATCGCTGGGACTGGAAGAGCCCGGTCTGAACCGCGTCATCCGCGCTGGTTACGAACTACTCAATCTGCAGACCTACTTCACCGCTGGTGTGAAGGAAGTCCGCGCATGGACCGTTAAGATCGGCGCGACCGCGCCGCAGGCGGCCGCTGTCATTCACACGGATTTTGAAAAGGGGTTCATCCGCGCAGAAGTCATCGCGTATGACGACTTCATCCAGTACCGCGGCGAAGCCGGTGCCAAGGAGGCAGGCAAATGGCGTCTGGAAGGCAAGGAATACATCGTCAAGGACGGCGACGTGATGCACTTCCGCTTCAACGTCTGA
- a CDS encoding hypervirulence associated TUDOR domain-containing protein — protein sequence MTQKLKVGDHVRWNSEAGHIEGEVVRVHTSDTEFKGRHRPASSEEPQYEVRSDKTGAIAMHHEDALNKTR from the coding sequence ATGACGCAGAAACTGAAAGTAGGGGATCACGTTCGTTGGAACTCGGAGGCGGGGCATATCGAAGGGGAAGTAGTTCGAGTGCACACCAGCGATACAGAGTTCAAGGGACGTCACCGTCCTGCCAGTTCAGAGGAACCACAGTACGAGGTCAGGAGCGACAAAACCGGGGCGATCGCAATGCATCATGAGGACGCGTTGAACAAAACACGCTGA
- a CDS encoding mechanosensitive ion channel family protein, producing MDWWRTDWEFLQQDSIWINLGILLAVTLVGYWVLRAILKIVSKRLAAKADKSHTAFLIILSEMLRHTSRVLLFAFSLLLALRIVDVASDWERFLSHGWFIALAFQIALWLDTAARLWMDSLTRDGKKRNPVTTTVIGIMIRLVVWTMMLLSILANLGVDITAMVASLGVGGIAIALALQTLLSDVFASLAIGIDKPFEIGDFVVFGEVAGNIEHIGLKTTRIRALSGEQIVCANADLLSKILHNYKRMNTRRIVFKFGIMYSTPTEKVREVATMVRNVVDAVPDTRFDRAHFVSFDDSQLTFEVVHIVQSSDYNRYMDIQQEINLGLLQGCRDLGVGFAFPTRSVEFVGGKLPEISVAGVPQGKSAANQQSAGD from the coding sequence ATGGATTGGTGGCGAACGGATTGGGAATTCCTCCAGCAGGATTCGATCTGGATCAACCTCGGCATATTGCTGGCAGTGACTCTGGTCGGTTACTGGGTACTGCGTGCGATACTGAAAATAGTCAGCAAACGTCTGGCAGCGAAGGCGGACAAGTCGCATACCGCTTTCCTCATTATTCTGTCGGAAATGCTCCGGCACACCAGTCGCGTATTGCTGTTTGCCTTCTCGCTTCTCCTAGCCCTGCGCATCGTGGACGTGGCGTCGGATTGGGAGCGATTTCTGTCCCATGGCTGGTTCATCGCGCTAGCCTTCCAGATTGCCCTCTGGCTGGACACCGCAGCCCGCCTTTGGATGGACAGTCTCACCCGCGACGGCAAGAAGCGAAACCCGGTGACCACCACCGTCATCGGTATCATGATCCGCCTGGTGGTGTGGACCATGATGCTGCTTTCCATCCTGGCCAACCTGGGAGTGGACATTACGGCCATGGTGGCCAGCCTGGGTGTCGGCGGTATTGCCATAGCCCTGGCGCTGCAGACGCTCCTGAGCGATGTGTTCGCCTCCCTGGCAATCGGTATCGACAAACCATTCGAGATAGGCGACTTCGTGGTATTTGGCGAGGTAGCCGGAAACATCGAGCACATAGGCCTGAAGACGACCAGGATCCGTGCCTTGAGCGGCGAGCAGATCGTCTGCGCGAACGCGGATCTATTGTCTAAGATCTTGCACAATTACAAGCGGATGAACACGCGCCGGATCGTTTTCAAGTTCGGGATCATGTATAGCACCCCGACAGAAAAGGTTCGCGAAGTCGCAACCATGGTGAGAAACGTCGTCGACGCTGTACCCGATACGAGGTTCGATCGCGCGCATTTCGTATCTTTCGACGACAGCCAGCTCACCTTCGAGGTCGTACACATTGTCCAATCGTCGGACTACAACCGCTACATGGACATTCAGCAGGAGATCAACCTGGGCTTGCTGCAAGGCTGTAGAGACCTCGGCGTTGGCTTTGCCTTTCCTACTCGCAGCGTTGAGTTCGTTGGCGGGAAGTTGCCTGAAATCAGCGTTGCAGGTGTTCCACAGGGGAAATCAGCGGCGAACCAGCAGTCTGCCGGCGACTGA
- a CDS encoding isocitrate/isopropylmalate dehydrogenase family protein — protein MKKLCVIPGDGIGREVVPVAAAVLEKLLPDLEVVEAEAGWDCFTRHGSAVPERTLESLLECGAGLFGAVSSPAGRVEGYRSAILTLRQKAGLYVNVRPVRSWPQVSPRPDVDLVVVRENSEGLYVGIERLDATGIAIAECHVSRAASERLAAKARAIAELRQSRRITIVHKANVLPLTGGLFRDSVRDVLINSGFGALVDERLVDVAALDLVAGPERFDVIVTSNLFGDILSDLASHWCGGLGMAPSLNWGDGVALAEPVHGSAPDIAGTGQANPIAAILSVALLLRYHWRKPELAERVERAVEAVLSELPLDGLGSRTTTELERAILEHL, from the coding sequence GTGAAGAAGCTATGCGTCATACCCGGAGACGGTATAGGCCGGGAGGTCGTCCCGGTGGCTGCTGCAGTGCTAGAGAAGCTGTTGCCGGACCTCGAAGTCGTCGAGGCGGAAGCCGGCTGGGATTGTTTCACCAGGCACGGCAGCGCAGTTCCTGAACGCACGCTTGAGTCGCTGCTGGAGTGTGGAGCGGGCCTGTTCGGAGCTGTTTCGTCGCCGGCAGGACGTGTTGAGGGCTACCGCAGTGCAATCCTCACGCTGCGGCAAAAGGCGGGGCTCTACGTGAATGTTCGACCGGTGCGCAGCTGGCCGCAGGTCTCGCCGCGACCGGATGTCGATCTGGTGGTGGTTCGCGAAAACAGTGAAGGTCTTTATGTAGGGATAGAACGACTGGACGCGACGGGTATCGCTATTGCCGAATGTCACGTCAGCCGGGCCGCTTCGGAGCGACTGGCGGCAAAGGCGAGGGCGATTGCCGAACTCCGGCAGAGCAGGCGTATCACCATCGTACACAAGGCCAATGTGTTGCCCCTCACCGGCGGGCTGTTCCGTGACAGCGTGCGGGACGTGCTTATCAATTCGGGATTCGGTGCGCTGGTGGATGAACGGCTGGTTGACGTCGCTGCGCTTGATCTGGTGGCAGGACCGGAGCGCTTCGACGTGATCGTTACCAGTAACCTGTTCGGCGACATTCTTTCGGACCTTGCGAGTCATTGGTGTGGCGGACTGGGCATGGCGCCCTCGCTCAACTGGGGCGACGGCGTGGCCCTCGCCGAACCGGTTCATGGTAGCGCGCCGGATATAGCCGGAACAGGACAGGCCAACCCGATCGCTGCGATTCTCAGCGTAGCGCTGCTATTGCGTTATCACTGGCGCAAGCCTGAACTGGCGGAACGCGTGGAGCGGGCGGTAGAGGCGGTGCTAAGCGAGCTGCCATTGGATGGTCTCGGTTCCAGAACCACCACGGAGCTGGAAAGGGCGATTCTGGAACACCTCTGA
- a CDS encoding DMT family transporter, which produces MTSRQLAMAGLVICTLAWAGNALVARATAGLLPPISLSFWRWTTALLLLLPFTLRALWFHRQVLFSRWFRVAVLAALSISSYNTLLYLAAQSTTAINITLVNTGLPVAAFIWSIVLLRQWPTAMTLLGAVLSFLGLLVILTLGEPARLLTLTFNRGDLIMVVAVLAWGLYSVLLRKWILPVPGVVQLSAMLLFGVPLLLPFYLWELKQTGGMPLSTEAFLAVGYTAIFASLVAYLAWNNGVKVLGPATASLFSYLMPVFAALLSVALLGETLHWYHLAGGALTFLGLLLATWETRP; this is translated from the coding sequence ATGACCTCCAGACAGCTGGCGATGGCGGGGCTGGTGATTTGTACCCTCGCCTGGGCCGGCAATGCGCTGGTGGCACGTGCCACGGCAGGACTACTGCCGCCGATCAGCTTATCGTTCTGGCGCTGGACCACAGCGCTGCTGCTTCTGCTGCCGTTCACGTTGCGGGCGCTCTGGTTCCATCGCCAGGTTCTCTTTAGCCGGTGGTTTCGCGTGGCAGTGCTGGCGGCGCTGAGCATCTCGTCCTATAACACGCTTTTATATCTGGCGGCGCAAAGCACCACGGCCATCAACATCACTCTGGTCAACACGGGCTTGCCGGTCGCCGCGTTCATCTGGTCCATCGTACTGCTGCGCCAATGGCCGACGGCGATGACGTTGCTCGGCGCGGTACTGTCGTTCCTCGGCTTGCTGGTGATTCTTACGCTCGGTGAGCCGGCGCGGCTACTGACACTCACGTTCAACCGTGGTGACCTGATCATGGTGGTCGCGGTGCTTGCCTGGGGCTTGTATTCGGTGCTGCTGCGTAAGTGGATATTGCCGGTCCCGGGAGTGGTGCAGCTCTCGGCGATGCTGTTGTTCGGGGTGCCGCTGCTGCTGCCGTTCTATCTATGGGAGCTGAAGCAGACTGGCGGGATGCCCTTGTCAACGGAAGCCTTCCTGGCAGTGGGCTACACCGCCATATTCGCCTCGTTGGTGGCTTACCTGGCCTGGAACAATGGCGTCAAGGTACTGGGCCCGGCGACTGCCTCGTTATTCAGTTATCTCATGCCAGTCTTCGCTGCGCTGCTGAGCGTTGCGCTCCTGGGTGAAACCTTGCATTGGTACCATCTGGCTGGAGGTGCGCTGACCTTCCTCGGGCTTTTGCTGGCGACCTGGGAAACTCGCCCGTGA
- the can gene encoding carbonate dehydratase: protein MSDLKHLFANNREWAESIKQDDPEFFSKLAKQQSPEYLWIGCADSRVPANEIVGLMPGELFVHRNVANVVLHTDLNCLSVMQFAVDVLKVKHIIVTGHYGCGGVRAAMRNEQLGLSDGWLRTIRDLYYHQRERLRLIEDEETRLDRMCEINVMRQVANVSHTSIVQNAWHRAQPLSVHGFIYGIKDGFLKDLDVTVSDATQIPEQYRLGPPGA from the coding sequence ATGTCCGATTTGAAGCACCTGTTCGCCAACAACCGTGAGTGGGCCGAGTCCATCAAGCAGGACGACCCCGAGTTTTTCTCCAAGCTCGCAAAGCAGCAATCACCTGAATATCTTTGGATCGGTTGTGCCGACTCACGTGTTCCTGCCAATGAGATCGTTGGTTTGATGCCGGGTGAGTTATTCGTGCATCGCAATGTCGCGAACGTGGTGCTGCACACTGATCTCAACTGTCTGTCCGTAATGCAGTTCGCCGTCGATGTGCTCAAGGTTAAACACATCATAGTGACCGGCCACTATGGTTGCGGTGGCGTGCGTGCCGCGATGCGTAACGAACAGCTGGGGTTGAGTGATGGCTGGCTGCGTACCATACGCGACCTGTATTACCATCAGCGCGAGCGGCTCCGGTTGATCGAAGATGAGGAGACGCGCCTCGACCGGATGTGTGAGATCAACGTCATGCGCCAGGTCGCCAACGTCAGCCACACCAGCATCGTTCAAAACGCCTGGCACCGCGCCCAGCCGCTATCCGTGCATGGGTTCATCTACGGCATCAAGGACGGCTTTCTCAAGGATCTGGATGTGACCGTATCAGACGCCACGCAGATTCCCGAGCAGTACCGGCTAGGTCCGCCTGGCGCATGA
- the rimI gene encoding ribosomal protein S18-alanine N-acetyltransferase: protein MNGLHFRPMLESDVDAVLHVEYSAFSHPWTRGIFLDCIRSGYECWLMFLGNQQIGHGVLTAAAGESHLLNITVKPENQGNGLGGRLLAHLIERARQREAEVTFLEVRESNEAANHLYERFGFNEIGRRKNYYPAVGGREDALVMAYSLLD, encoded by the coding sequence ATGAACGGGCTGCATTTTCGGCCAATGCTGGAAAGCGATGTGGATGCGGTGCTACACGTCGAGTACTCCGCGTTCAGCCATCCATGGACGCGTGGGATTTTTCTTGACTGCATTCGTTCAGGTTACGAATGCTGGCTGATGTTTTTAGGTAATCAGCAGATCGGTCATGGTGTACTGACAGCGGCAGCTGGTGAATCTCATCTCTTGAATATCACCGTGAAGCCAGAGAACCAGGGCAACGGACTTGGCGGCAGACTCCTGGCTCACCTGATTGAGCGAGCCAGGCAGCGCGAGGCAGAAGTGACCTTTCTCGAGGTGCGCGAATCGAATGAGGCAGCCAACCATCTTTACGAGCGGTTCGGTTTCAACGAAATCGGCCGCAGAAAGAACTACTACCCTGCAGTTGGCGGCCGTGAAGACGCGCTGGTGATGGCCTATTCACTGCTCGACTGA
- a CDS encoding energy transducer TonB — protein sequence MPADAGPHEQPDQTSEPAPPAASASLAETAEKPATEMEAVTKAQPSSPALAPFYLQLWLAGPCALLLEVSEPGLEKATAPYRLLADILRAAGLPDRPALFADFQWPLTRNPQFDRSAEAASQALIAFVQARLEDQSVVSIGCFGERCALLADADASTPERLFGREEALDGLAPAWFAAGLEQLPSVPSEKIKLWKLLKRVMPRWKERE from the coding sequence ATGCCTGCTGATGCTGGGCCACACGAGCAACCGGACCAGACGAGCGAGCCTGCCCCGCCTGCTGCTTCTGCCTCGCTTGCGGAAACCGCAGAAAAGCCAGCTACGGAAATGGAGGCGGTGACCAAGGCTCAGCCGAGCTCACCCGCGTTGGCGCCTTTCTATCTGCAGCTCTGGCTGGCCGGGCCTTGTGCTTTGCTTCTGGAAGTCAGCGAACCGGGCCTGGAGAAAGCCACTGCACCCTATCGACTGCTCGCCGACATACTCCGCGCAGCCGGACTGCCTGATCGGCCCGCGTTGTTTGCCGATTTTCAGTGGCCGCTGACACGCAACCCCCAGTTTGATCGCAGCGCGGAAGCAGCCAGCCAGGCGCTGATTGCGTTCGTTCAGGCGCGACTGGAAGATCAATCTGTCGTATCGATCGGGTGCTTCGGTGAGCGTTGCGCATTGCTTGCTGACGCGGATGCCAGTACCCCGGAGCGGTTGTTTGGACGCGAGGAAGCGCTGGATGGGCTGGCTCCTGCCTGGTTTGCCGCCGGGCTCGAGCAGTTACCGAGTGTTCCGTCCGAGAAGATAAAATTGTGGAAACTATTGAAGCGGGTGATGCCGAGGTGGAAGGAGCGGGAATGA
- a CDS encoding 2-isopropylmalate synthase — protein sequence MNQDRVFIFDTTLRDGEQSPGASMTGEEKLRIAKALEKLGVDVIEAGFAIASPGDFAAVKAIADSVTESTVCSLSRAVEADIERAAEALAGANSGRIHTFIATSPIHMQYKLRLAPEQVIEQAVRAVRHARNLCADVEFSCEDAGRSDIDFLCRIIEAAIDAGARTINIPDTVGYAIPHQFAETIGEVIRRVPNADKAIFSVHCHNDLGLAVANSLAAVTAGARQVECTINGLGERAGNAALEEIVMAIKTRQDVLGVHTNIVTEQIVSTSKLVSTITGFPVQPNKAIVGANAFAHESGIHQDGVLKHRETYEIMSAQSVGWHTSRLSLGKLSGRNAFRTRLEELGIQLSGESELNAAFARFKELADKKHEIFDEDLQALVSDTLSDVVERVKLVYLDVASRTGETPRARVALSVDGQARSATADGSGPVDAAFRAIEQIISSHASLQLYSVNAITQSTDSQGEVTVRLEKAGRIVNGNGADTDIVVASAKAYINALNLMQSGVQRAHPQTEGV from the coding sequence ATGAATCAGGACCGCGTTTTCATATTCGACACCACCTTGCGTGATGGAGAACAAAGTCCAGGCGCTTCGATGACCGGCGAAGAAAAGCTGCGCATTGCCAAAGCATTGGAAAAGCTTGGCGTGGACGTGATCGAGGCGGGGTTCGCTATTGCCAGTCCGGGTGACTTCGCCGCGGTCAAGGCAATTGCCGATAGCGTGACCGAGAGCACCGTGTGTAGTCTGTCTCGCGCAGTGGAAGCGGATATCGAACGCGCCGCCGAGGCGCTGGCAGGCGCCAACTCAGGCCGTATTCACACCTTCATCGCTACCAGCCCGATACATATGCAATACAAGCTGCGGTTGGCACCGGAGCAGGTTATTGAACAAGCGGTGCGAGCGGTGCGGCATGCCAGGAATCTCTGCGCGGACGTCGAGTTTTCCTGTGAGGATGCGGGTCGCTCCGACATCGATTTCCTCTGCCGGATCATCGAAGCGGCGATCGACGCCGGGGCTCGAACCATCAATATCCCGGATACCGTAGGTTATGCCATTCCGCACCAGTTCGCCGAGACCATCGGCGAGGTGATCCGGCGGGTTCCGAATGCCGACAAAGCTATTTTCTCGGTGCACTGCCATAACGATCTCGGGCTGGCGGTAGCCAATTCTCTTGCTGCAGTCACCGCCGGAGCGCGGCAGGTCGAATGCACGATCAACGGCCTCGGCGAGCGGGCCGGCAACGCGGCGCTTGAGGAGATCGTCATGGCGATCAAGACTCGCCAGGACGTGCTTGGCGTGCATACGAACATCGTCACCGAGCAGATCGTTAGTACGTCGAAGTTGGTATCGACCATCACCGGCTTCCCGGTGCAGCCGAACAAGGCCATCGTCGGGGCAAATGCCTTTGCGCATGAGTCCGGCATTCACCAGGACGGTGTGCTCAAACATCGCGAAACCTACGAAATCATGAGCGCTCAGTCGGTGGGCTGGCACACGAGTCGCTTATCGCTGGGTAAATTGTCGGGGCGCAACGCCTTCAGGACCCGGCTCGAAGAACTGGGCATCCAACTGTCGGGCGAGTCGGAGCTCAACGCGGCTTTCGCCCGCTTCAAGGAGCTGGCCGACAAGAAACATGAGATCTTCGACGAAGATCTTCAGGCGCTTGTGTCGGACACGCTCAGTGACGTTGTAGAACGAGTGAAGTTGGTCTATCTCGACGTGGCGTCTCGCACTGGCGAAACGCCGCGCGCCCGAGTTGCGCTGAGCGTTGATGGTCAGGCGCGTAGTGCCACGGCTGATGGCTCCGGGCCGGTCGATGCAGCGTTCCGTGCGATCGAGCAGATCATCAGTTCTCATGCCTCGTTGCAACTGTATTCCGTAAATGCGATCACCCAGAGCACCGATTCGCAAGGAGAGGTAACCGTGCGCCTCGAGAAGGCCGGCCGGATCGTCAACGGTAATGGTGCCGATACCGACATCGTGGTGGCGTCCGCAAAAGCCTATATCAACGCATTGAATCTCATGCAGAGCGGTGTGCAGCGTGCTCACCCGCAAACGGAAGGCGTTTGA